The stretch of DNA CTCCATCGCCTCCGCAAGCTGGGCATGGTCTGCGACGAACCAGACCTCCGACTCGCCGCCCACGCCCAGGGTGGTGTAGCGGGCGAGGGGCTGGCGCTCGACCCGCGCCCCGGTGCGGCTGGGACTCAGGGTGGTCATGCCTGCCCCCCTGCGGCCAGTTCACGGGACAGCTTCCACACGTCGCCCGCCCCCATCGTCACGATCAGGTCGCCCGCGTCCGCCGTCTCGCGCAGGTAACGCACCACCTCGGCGCGGTCGGGGAGGTAGCGCACGCCCGCGTGCCCGCCCTCGCGCATCCGGTCGCTGACCAGCGTGGCGTGAATGCCGGGAATGGGGGTCTCGGAAGCCGCCGCGATATCCAGAATCAGCACCTCGTCGGCGGGCATCAGCGCGTCGGCCAGCCGGGGCCAGGACTGCTGGGTGCGCAGGTAGCGGTGGGGCTGAAACACCACCCGCACCCGCCGCCCGGTCTGCCGCGCGGCCTGCACCGCCGCCGCCACCTTGGTGGGGTTGTGCGCATAGTCGTCTACCACGAGCGCCCCGTTCAGCTCGCCCACCCGCTGCCAGCGCCGCCCCGGTCCCCGGAAGGCGGCGAGCGCGTCGGCGGCGGCCCGGAAGTCCCCCCCGTAGAGGTCGGTCACCGCCAGCGCCGCGAGCGCGTTCAGCACGTTGTGGGTGCCCGGCAGCCCCACACGGGCCTCGCCCAGCACCTTCCCCCGGCGCGTCACCGTGAAGGAGGTGCCCTCGGCGTCGGGGCGCAGGTCTAAGGCGCGGTAGTCAGCCCCCTGGGCCTGGCCGTAGCTCAGGCGTTCGATCGCCTCACCGCACAACTCTTCCAGCCCCGGCCAGTCGGCGCAGTACAGGACCCGGCCCGACTGCCCCACGAAGCGGGCGAAGGCGGCGTGCTGCTCCTCCACCGTCTCCCAGTAGGTCGCCTGATTGCCGCCCACGTGGTCGTCTTCCGCATTGGTGAACACGGCCGTCTCGCAGCTCAGCGCCGCGAAGCCCCGGTCGGACTCGTCCACCTCCGCGACGAAGGGGCCTTGCCCCAGCCGCGCATTGGAACCGAACTCAGGCACGATGCCCCCCACGAAGGCGGAGGGGTCCAGCCCCGCGCCCGCCATTGCCACCGCGATCATGGAGGTCGTGGTGGTCTTGCCGTGGGTGCCGATCACCCCCACCGAGGGCGAGGCGGTCAGCAGTTCCCCCAGCAGCGCCATGCGGGGCCGCACCTCCACCCCGGCGGCGCGGGCGGCGACCAGTTCGGGGTGGTCCTTGGGAACCGCTTCCGACGCGACGAGTACGTCCACGCCGGCCACATGGGCGGCGTCGTGGGCATGGGCCACCGCGATGCCGTCGCGGGCCAGCCCCTCGGTGAGTTCGGACGCCTGCTCGTCGCAGCCGCTGACGCGCACCCCCCGCGCCGCGAGCAGCCGCGCGAAAGCGCTCACGCCGATGCCGCCGATGCCCATCAGGTGGTAGTGGGGCTGACCGTGTGGGGAGGACGGGGTGCCGGGGGCGGCCTTGGTGGGGGGGGAGGGGTCAGTCATGGTGGGAAGGAGGGGAGGCACGCGGACAGGGTCAGCGGACGTGCCGCAGCACGAGGTCCGCGAGCCGCGCGGCGGCCCCGGCGGGCGAGCGCCCCAGGGCCGCTTCCCGCATCGCCGCCCGCGTGCCGGGCTGGGCACACTCTAGCACCGCCCCGCCCAGCGCCCCGGCGAGGTCCGATTGTGCGACCAGCCGCCCCGCGCCCGCCGACTCCACACTCTGCGCGTTGTGGAACTGGTGGTTCTCCGCCGATTCGGGCAGCGGCACCATCACCAGCGGCACTCCGTGAAAGGCCGCCTCCGCCAACGTGCCCGTGCCTGCCCGTGTAATCCCAAAGTCCGCCGCCGACCACGCGGCGACCGCGTCCACGTAGGGGGCGGGGTGGTACCAGGACAGGTCGGCCACGCGCGGGGCCACCTCCTCCAGCCAGCGCGGGCCGGTGGAGTGCAGCACCTGCACGGGTTGGCCGTCCGGGGTGCGGCCTTCTGGCCCAAACACGGCCCGCAGCACGTCGGGTACCCCGGTGTTGAGGGCCAGTGATCCCTGCGAGCCGCCCATGATCAGCACGGTCAGCGCTCCCTCGCGCAGGCCCAGCCGCGCCAGCGCCTCCGGGCGGGGCAGACGCTCCTCGCGGACGGGCATGCCGACCTGGGTGGCCTTATCGGGGTTCAGGCCCACGACCTGCGGGTACGCCGTGCCCACTGCCCGTGCCCGCCCCACGGCGAGGCGCTGGGTCAGGCCCAGGCGGGCATTCTGCTCGTGCAGGACGGTGGGCAGGCCCAGGCTCTGCGCGGCGAGCACTCCGGGCAGGCTGGCAAAGCCCCCGTACCCGACGACCGCCCCCGGCCGCGCCTCCCGCAGGAAGGCCCGCGCTTCCGCCACCCCCCGCGCCGCCCGCAGCAACTCTCGGGGGTCGGGGCGGCCCTGCCCGCTGCGGGCGAGCTTGCCCGCGTCCACCCCGTGAAAGTCCAGGCCCGAGTCGGCCGCGAAGCGTTCCTCCATGCCGCCACGCTGTCCCAGCAGCAAGGCCCGGTGCCCCCGGCCCATCAGTTCCCGCGCGGTGGCGACCGCCGGGTAGATGTGCCCCCCGGTGCCGCCCGTCGCCATCACGATCAAGGTCATCCGGGGGAGTGTAGCGGGTGGCCCGGAGGGTGTGGAGCAAAGGGGAGGGGTGGGGGCGTCGTGTGCGCCTCCCACCTTCCTCTGCTCCACAGGGCTCAGTCGAACAGGTCCCCCAGCGTCTTGCCCACGCTCCCGCCGCC from Deinococcus sp. HSC-46F16 encodes:
- the murG gene encoding undecaprenyldiphospho-muramoylpentapeptide beta-N-acetylglucosaminyltransferase: MTLIVMATGGTGGHIYPAVATARELMGRGHRALLLGQRGGMEERFAADSGLDFHGVDAGKLARSGQGRPDPRELLRAARGVAEARAFLREARPGAVVGYGGFASLPGVLAAQSLGLPTVLHEQNARLGLTQRLAVGRARAVGTAYPQVVGLNPDKATQVGMPVREERLPRPEALARLGLREGALTVLIMGGSQGSLALNTGVPDVLRAVFGPEGRTPDGQPVQVLHSTGPRWLEEVAPRVADLSWYHPAPYVDAVAAWSAADFGITRAGTGTLAEAAFHGVPLVMVPLPESAENHQFHNAQSVESAGAGRLVAQSDLAGALGGAVLECAQPGTRAAMREAALGRSPAGAAARLADLVLRHVR
- the murC gene encoding UDP-N-acetylmuramate--L-alanine ligase; amino-acid sequence: MTDPSPPTKAAPGTPSSPHGQPHYHLMGIGGIGVSAFARLLAARGVRVSGCDEQASELTEGLARDGIAVAHAHDAAHVAGVDVLVASEAVPKDHPELVAARAAGVEVRPRMALLGELLTASPSVGVIGTHGKTTTTSMIAVAMAGAGLDPSAFVGGIVPEFGSNARLGQGPFVAEVDESDRGFAALSCETAVFTNAEDDHVGGNQATYWETVEEQHAAFARFVGQSGRVLYCADWPGLEELCGEAIERLSYGQAQGADYRALDLRPDAEGTSFTVTRRGKVLGEARVGLPGTHNVLNALAALAVTDLYGGDFRAAADALAAFRGPGRRWQRVGELNGALVVDDYAHNPTKVAAAVQAARQTGRRVRVVFQPHRYLRTQQSWPRLADALMPADEVLILDIAAASETPIPGIHATLVSDRMREGGHAGVRYLPDRAEVVRYLRETADAGDLIVTMGAGDVWKLSRELAAGGQA